One window of the Nicotiana tabacum cultivar K326 chromosome 4, ASM71507v2, whole genome shotgun sequence genome contains the following:
- the LOC142180020 gene encoding uncharacterized protein LOC142180020: MVHNLSLLVNPKRLNGTIQLPIGNAVSISHIGSTYIVRGQTISNVLHIPDFKYNLLSVSKLTKEMRWAVMFFPEFCIFQKLPSGQMKGIGREDDGLYIFYSAWVNTIDTQVVVPRPIPRLSTQKNLLIVNMITKNRIIDVALWHKRLRHVPTKTLKTMNVYSASMKVFSSDNGSEFLNSQVVELLQTKGIIHQSSCIYTPQQNGVAEKRHWYILEVARSLRFQAFVPLKFWDLNNPILFSENKLPPYHFAPNVTSPDDAPHHNHSESDLSALHEDIVEPSVNSLDDSVVIPAEPISSILATVEPVTSRRSSRDSRPPIWLKDYITHNKGKAHCCYPIFACVSYDHVSSSFGNALTAYSAIIEPQTFDEVVKDPKWIAAMKSEISALEDSNTWSIVPLPPGKEGLDYTKTFSPVVKMVTVRSVLAIAAAKQWYIYQMNVHNAFSTWRIT; the protein is encoded by the exons ATGGTACACAATCTTAGCTTATTAGTTAATCCTAAGAGGTTGAATGGTACAATTCAACTTCCTATAGGAAATGCTGTTTCCATAAGTCATATAGGATCAACTTATATTGTTCGGGGCCAAACAATTAGCAATGTACTTCATATACCTGACTTCAAGTACAATCTTTTATctgtctcaaaactaacaaaggAGATGAGATGGGCAGTGATGTTCTTTCCTGAATTCTGCATTTTTCAGAAACTCCCTAGTGGACAGATGAAGGGGATTGGTAGAGAAGATGATGGTCTTTATATTTTCTATTCTGCATGGGTCAATACAATTGACACTCAAGTTGTAGTTCCCAGACCAATTCCTAGGCTATCAACTCAAAAGAACTTACTTATTGTTAATATGATCACTAAGAATAGAATAATAGATGTAGCCTTATGGCATAAGAGGTTAAGACATGTGCCTACAAAGACTTTGAAAACCATG AATGTCTATTCAGCTTCTATGAAAGTTTTTTCATCAGATAATGGCAGTGAATTTCTTAACTCTCAAGTAGTTGAGTTGCTGCAGACTAAAGGCATAATTCACCAGAGTTCTTGCATAtatactccacaacaaaatggagtagctGAGAAAAGGCACTGGTATATTTTGGAAGTGGCTAGATCACTGAGGTTTCAAGCTTTTGTACCTCTCAAATTCTGGG ATCTCAATAATCCTATTCTTTTCTCTGAGAATAAGTTACCTCCATATCATTTTGCACCTAATGTTACATCACCAGATGATGCACCTCATCATAATCACTCAGAGAGTGACTTATCTGCACTCCATGAGGATATTGTAGAGCCTTCTGTTAATTCTCTTGATGATTCAGTAGTCATCCCCGCTGAGCCAATATCTTCTATATTGGCTACTGTTGAACCTGTTACTAGTAGAAGATCTAGCAGAGACAGTCGACCACCAATTTGGTTGAAGGACTATATTACTCACAACAAAGGCAAGGCTCATTGCTGCTACCCTATTTTTGCATGTGTTAGTTATGATCATGTTTCTTCTTCCTTTGGCAATGCCTTAACAGCATACTCTGCCATCATAGAACCTCAAACCTTTGATGAAGTAGTCAAGGATCCCAAGTGGATAGCTGCCATGAAGAGTGAAATCTCAGCTCTAGAAGACAGCAACACCTGGAGTATAGTTCCTTTACCTCCAGGGAAG GAAGGTCTTGATTACACTAAAACATTCTCACCAGTGGTCAAAATGGTCACAGTAAGATCTGTTCTGGCAATTGCTGCTGCCAAGCAGTGGTACATCTATCAGATGAATGTCCATAATGCTTTTTCTACATGGAGAATTACTTGA